The following proteins are encoded in a genomic region of Primulina huaijiensis isolate GDHJ02 unplaced genomic scaffold, ASM1229523v2 scaffold25037, whole genome shotgun sequence:
- the LOC140967415 gene encoding cytochrome P450 83B1-like has product MISIMSFLLLALSVSIIFLFNLFRPKKSEARLPPGPKGLPLIGNLHEFDPMHPHLYLYELAKKHGPLMQMKFGCRPAIVISSARVAKLALKNNDLAFSGRPPLIGFQKYSYNGKDITLSNYNETWREMRKLSLIHLFSVKQVVSFRPLRKDEVSTMIQDMIKKSVSSEVINLSRAAFFLTNRIICRAGFGKKYDEMGKRRFDECLKETQELCVAFFFGDYFPFLGWLDKLTGMNSRLEKNFRDLDKIYQETIDDHLDPNRPESMRGDILDLLIQLKQEQAAPVPIEWENVKGILMNVFIAGTDTSASLIVWAMTALIKKPEVMKKAQEEVRNVLGNKGTVDEDDIQNLPYLKAIIKETLRLFPPTPLSVPRETIQKSTVDGFEIPEKTMVYVNVHAIGLDPEYWENPTEFLPDRFLNSAIDYRGHDFGLLPFGSGRRGCPGMNLGLATVELALANLLYSFDWELPHGMKKEDIDMEVSPGVTSHKKIDLCLVGKCYEYNI; this is encoded by the exons ATGATCAGTATCATGTCTTTCCTTCTACTAGCACTATCTGTCTCGATAATTTTCCTTTTCAATCTCTTTAGACCAAAAAAATCCGAGGCTCGCCTTCCACCAGGTCCAAAAGGGCTCCCGTTGATTGGGAACCTTCATGAATTCGATCCCATGCATCCCCACCTCTACCTCTACGAACTCGCCAAGAAGCATGGCCCGCTCATGCAGATGAAATTCGGTTGTCGACCCGCGATTGTGATTTCTTCAGCCAGAGTAGCCAAATTAGCCTTGAAGAATAATGACCTAGCCTTCTCAGGCAGACCACCACTTATTGGCTTCCAAAAATATTCTTACAATGGAAAGGATATTACTCTATCTAATTACAACGAGACTTGGAGGGAAATGAGGAAACTAAGCCTGATTCATCTGTTTAGTGTCAAGCAGGTGGTTTCGTTTCGTCCTCTTCGAAAAGATGAAGTTTCTACCATGATCCAAGATATGATCAAGAAATCTGTTTCGTCCGAGGTGATAAACTTGAGCCGTGCTGCGTTCTTTTTAACTAACAGGATCATATGTCGAGCTGGATTCGGGAAGAAGTACGATGAGATGGGTAAAAGAAGGTTCGACGAATGTCTGAAAGAAACTCAAGAACTATGTGTAGCCTTCTTTTTTGGTGATTATTTCCCTTTCTTGGGTTGGCTTGACAAATTGACTGGGATGAATTCTAGACTTGAGAAGAACTTTAGGGATCTGGATAAAATTTATCAAGAAACTATAGACGATCATCTTGATCCAAATCGGCCCGAGTCGATGAGGGGAGACATTCTTGATTTGTTGATTCAGTTGAAACAAGAGCAAGCCGCTCCAGTTCCAATTGAATGGGAAAATGTCAAGGGAATTCTCATG AATGTATTCATAGCTGGAACCGATACAAGTGCATCGCTGATAGTATGGGCTATGACCGCTCTCATCAAGAAACCCGAAGTAATGAAGAAAGCACAAGAAGAAGTTCGAAATGTGTTGGGAAACAAAGGTACCGTAGATGAAGATGATATCCAAAATCTTCCTTATCTAAAAGCAATCATCAAAGAAACACTAAGATTGTTCCCTCCGACTCCACTCTCGGTTCCAAGAGAAACTATACAAAAGTCCACTGTAGATGGGTTTGAAATCCCAGAGAAAACCATGGTGTATGTGAATGTTCATGCAATCGGTTTAGATCCTGAATATTGGGAAAATCCGACTGAATTTTTACCAGATCGATTCTTGAATAGTGCCATCGACTACAGGGGGCATGATTTTGGGCTACTCCCGTTTGGATCGGGTAGAAGAGGATGCCCCGGAATGAATCTTGGTCTCGCGACTGTGGAGCTTGCACTCGCCAATCTTCTTTACTCCTTTGACTGGGAACTGCCtcatggaatgaagaaagaagaCATTGACATGGAAGTGTCTCCTGGAGTTACAAGTCACAAGAAAATTGATCTTTGCCTTGTGGGCAAATGCTACGAAtataatatttag